The segment atggaagcattatactgtgtgggctgaactggacgTGCATGGATGGGATGGGAATTGGGCGtttttagaggcgtggcttaacaggAAAAACCATTGCCGCGCATTGCTTTTGTTTCTGTGTTCCCTCTatgcaatacttgaaagttgggaggtttgcatagttgccaacatcttaatttttttttagcgcaGAGGACAGGGATGCTGGCGACCGCTTGGGTGAGTGAGACTAAAGTTATCGTGTCGATTTTACTCCACGGTGAACACAGTAACATCCAAATTTTtctaacaatggcggaattgctgtttttttatttttattccaccCACAAAGatgtcattaaaaaaatacaactagttttgcaaaaaaacaagcttccATATGGCtgcgttaaaaaaacaacaacttatggCTCTTGTAAGGTGagcataaaaaacgcaggaattcaCGAATATTTCATGCATCACACTCTATTTGTTATCTAGGCCTCTAGTAGTATAATAGAGTTGTCCCCTGCCctctaataatgagatgactctgctgaccctgccCTCTAAAGATTATGAGATGACTTTGCTGTCCCCTTCCCTCAATGATAAAGATATGACTCTGATCCTGCTCTCTaaagataatgagatgactctgctaacCCTGCCCCCTAATGATATTGAGAAGACTCTGCTGACCCTGCCCTCTAAAGATAATGAGATAACTCTGCTGACCCggtcctctaatgataatgagaagaCTATCCTGACCTGGTcctctgatgataatgagatgactctgctgaccctgccCTCTAACGATaacgagatgactctgctgaccctgccCTCTAAAGATTATGAGAAGACTCTTCTAAACCTGCCCTTTAATGTGATGATTAATCTGACCCTGAATTCTAATCAATGAGTCCAGCACTGTACATTTACAGCACTATGTAGTTAGCGCCGTAAATGTACGATGCAGgaattgcaccatctgcagcgcttGTTAGTTGTCTAttccagctgacacgctgctacaTCGGACATATCACTAATGCCACCCATTCAACTCCTtacgactgtggcatctaagctgttagacagAGGAAaagtgctccctctctcacccaattTGCGCCCCCGCACTGTGACGGTGCTGATGAGTTTCCATGTTAGCTAGAGGACTAAAGAAGGTTTCCAGTTCTGCCATCTGTGTTAAAGAACGTGTTTACAATAAAAACCTAGTACTAGAAAAAAATAGTCATAACGATTTAAAGGGCAAATAATGAAAAACATCAGATAACTGCTCACCTGACTTTCACCAAACTTTCAGTTTTTttctgtataataaaaaaaattatttaaataatATAGCATTTTCTAATAATATATtccttttaatataaaaaaagaaaggtTGTAGGCAAACGTTAACTTTCGTTTCTTGGTGAGCAGACTTTAATTTCTCTGAAATCCTCCCATGTCCCGCCCCAAATAAAACGATAAATTAAATCCCCAACCAAGTTTTCTATCACACAGTAGGAACTATCTTCAAGAgctgaacaatgactttcctgatACGAACTCTGAGCCTCCTTTTAACTCTTGCAGCAACAAGTAAGTCTTCTCAATTATTTATCTTTTTCTTTGCATTATGTCTTATGGATAAATAGATAATATTATTAAAAGCAATACTAGTATTAAAAGTAATACTACTAATAAAAAtactaatactattactactacgaataataataataataataataataataatagcaatactattaaaaatattataagtacaaaaaaaaagataaaatagtaatactaataataataataattataatgatgatgataatgaagtgaataatattaataatacccataataaaaataataataataataataataataatcatcagaataatagtaatactaataataaatatCAAAAGTAGAAAAATGTATTAaagaattaataataaaaaaaaaaaataatattaataatactaataaaaataatactactgctactaataataataataataataataataataaaaaatataatactactgctactaataataataataataataataataaaaaatataatactactgctactaataataataataataaaaaatataaaaagtacaaaaaaattataaaacaacaacaaaaagaagAAAATAGTATTAATAATGCTAATAAAATAACTTtagcaataataatataaataataataatagttttctATTAATATTCCACTTGGTCAGATATACAgacgtagccatctttatcttgaccttTAATGTATTAAATACACGTTaagtttttcaatagcttttcaattacttttgttgcgtgataaacttggctacatctgtattgtcCAAAGTAGTAAGTCTCTGTAGTCCAGGTCTGCTATCCTCCTCCATTCATGGTGTGCGATGAGTTTTTAAATATCTGCCCCACATACCTCTGATCTCAGTGACGTTGCTGCAGAAATAAACTTGATGACAAACTCTTTTAATATGTGACCCTCATAGTAATTCCAATGTACAGTGTGATAAGTGATGGATGTGCTGGTCGTGTGCCATCTCTTTAGGTTCCGCTCTCTCGTGTACGACGTGTCTGTCTACATCTTCCCAGACCTGCACCGGCAGCAGCGTGACTTGTCCTTCTGGCTTTTTGTGTGGATCCTCATATTCAGAAACCGATATTGGTGAGTTCTATGATAAAATACAATCTTctgcaatgtttttattttgttgtcttctttttatattttataaaatatttatcATAAAGTATGAAGGAAAAATCCAGTTCTacataaataaagcttaatcagtaTATAACGAAAAGTTCTGTCACTTTATAAAACATTTATCAAAActcgtggagtagttgcccacagCGCCATATTCCACCTTTCATTATCTAAACGCCCTTTGGAAAAGACAAAACACTTTTCTTTTGCACCAGATTTGATGAATCTCCCCCAATGTGTATAAGTTGCTCatcatttcaagatctctgcttgttgtgagTAAATGGAAACTTTCCAATTTAAATCTAGAGGCTGATAACCTCTAGAAACCTAATACttgtcacagctgagggtttgttacaattgcatccagtctagATAATCCTCTGTGAGTTAAATAGCCTGGACTGCAGCCTGATACATGTTTCCTGCACTTACATTGAAGCTAATTTTTAGGACAGGAAAGAGATTTGCGCTCCTCTTTAGGCTGGGTTAACACGTTACGGTGAAAGTATTTTAATGCCGCGACCgcgatttgtggcaaaaaacacaTTTTGCCTGAGACGTGTGATCCCAGTCTCAGTTCACAGGGGATTGGCTACACTCCACATGATTTCTGCAGATGGTCTCAGTTGCTTTCTTACCCCCTCCTGACACCCTCCTTAGGAGAAGTTTGAGGGaggattcacatgtggcagattttacatttattttgtttttgtgcctGTTTTATACCATAATTATAATAAGTAGGGGGAATTGACATTATATTTATCATTTGTATATAATGTCAATCCCCCTACTTATTATAGTCgtctactacgcttttcagtacttttccaaaacgtatacatttttatctgtattgaagtcaatggcgacaTATGGACGACATATACAAAACATATACGTTTTTGTAACCTTATATGGGAAATCGTATAAAAACATATGTGATGTATACCACAAACCAGATGTGAACTGAGCCATAGATGGACATATGGGGTTCCTTCTATCacgccatcgccccccccccctttaaaggAATATTTACTAAACCTTAGCCTCAAAACAACGCCCACGCTTCTCTACTCCCACCGTAATTATTATACTAATAAAAGTttctgtgcaattttttttttttgggggggggggtgacacaaGGGGTTTAAATCTCCCACCATTTGGGATTTAAATCTTAGTAGTATGTTCTACTATTATCACCTTTCCCATTGCCTACTACACATCATGGCAAACGAAAAATCTAGCAACGCTTCACAAAATATCCTCCGGTTCTGTCCCTTATTTAAatcaaaattggaaaaaataagTCAAGAATTCTTTATTAGGTGTCCTAGTATGTTttgtttttccttctttttttaagATTTCAGAATAAACTAATCTCTAGCTGTAAGGCAAATATTTGCAGCAGGAGCTCTTCCCCAATATGAAACCAGACAATCTGAGCCCCGCCTCTTCACTAAATCCCTCCCCTCAGCTGTTCTCTAACCAAACTGGAGAAGATATGGAGAAAATTGacaggaatctgtcagcagttttgagcctTGTAAACTGCTGACAGTGCAGTATACAGGATGGGGAGTGTAGCGTGATTATACCTGTGGTGTCGACCATGCAGGACTCATGACCAAGAAATCTCTGTTTTTATAGCCCCGGCATCGGGATGGCAAGTACCCCTTCGGCTTTGAGTGCCGGCTCTACATTGGAGGATATAACCGTCATTCAGAGCATAAGGGAGGGGCTGGCAGCGATCAGTGCAGAGAGTCCGGAGCACTGAACGTGAAGGGGCCACCTCCATGGCATTTGCAATCGCAGCACCAGGGACATTAAAAAGTAGATTTATCAGACATGCGACCTGCAGGACTAAAACCACAGTTATGGCCATGCTGCTCTCCTCGTCCAGTATATAGCaccgtcagcagttttgaggtctcaaaactgctgacagatgacCATTAACATGAGTTCTCTGCAAAATGTCTAAAATCCCTCAGACTGACAAACACTGTGCAGAACCCTCACCTCTTAGCGCTATGCCACAATctcttaaagcgaccctccgttCCCGGGATAACATTTTAAATATGTTGGTGTTTATGAAGTAATATTGCCTGCTGCTCTCCAGTTGCCCCCCTCTGCCGTAGATCTGCCATTTTAGGGTCCCCCCTGTGCTTTACCAAAATGTCTGCAGTGCTTCTTAGATtatgagtctgagacactcccaatgGTCTCGGATTGACCCTcatgtgagcagttctgtccaatccatgaacagagggagtgtcctGGACTATGAGAAATGCTGTGGCCGTTTTGAGACAAAACAGAGGGAACCCTAAAATGATGGATCCACAGCAGAGGAGGGCAaccggagggcaccaggtaatattactccatataacccatcACATTGATAGTTTTGTCTCTGAGACCGGACGGTCGCTTTAAGGATTTGTATTCTCAATttcagaaagaaaaaataaaatgagtctgTTTTGTTTATTTGTAGGTGGAACAGCGATTAGAATTTTTGCCAGGGAATGCACACCTTCATCCCAATGTGACGTCAAGGGCAGCATAGGCCTAAAGCAAGgacaaatcaagatgtcatcctcATGTTGTGGCACTGACAGCTGTACTCCTGCTATTCCTGCATGTAAGTCATCCACTTTGTGATATTTCATTTTTGcccttttctatatatatttgtagtttgggaaagaaaaaaaaatcattaactcCAGGGCTCCGAGATTACTAGCCCAACAGAATTACAATGTCACAACGTGGCGCACTCTCACTTGGGTGTGCACAACAATGAGTTAACGAGATTTTCAAGCCGCATGACATTTTTAATTCTAcatatagattaaaaaaataataataatattctacTTACCTTTCAAATCCCCCGCGGCTGCCATGCTGACTGTTGCCATGTTCCTTCCAGTTATGTTTATGCCACTCCACCATTGATTTGTCATCTTGACGCAAGACCGCAGCAGCCGATTATTGGTCACAGTGGTGATCCTCGCTGACATTACCGTCTAGTGATTGGTTTCTGCAATCACACGTCGTCATCATGCTACCGATGTAGCGGCATAAATAAATATCAGGGGGTACCAGGGAGCCAACTGATTGTTATCTTAATGTCCTTTAGTGAGGCGAGACCCCCTATAACAATAAAAAGGGTGGATGATGAACGTTATTTATAGGTTCATACATgaaacacaatggggcagatttactaatgcgatCTAACATTTACACAGCGTAAACTTACACCAGGCggtcagaagatgcaccaaatctaTCCCAGTGGCGCACGTAGTAAGAtaaattttggcgcatcttgcttgaCATTTTAGACATTTTTCTCTTCCGTATACCGCCACTTGGTAGCTTAATTACATCAGCAAACATTTGGCATAATTGTGCAGTTCCTTGGCGCAGTTAAGCCACACTCCTTTTCAACAAACCACGCCCGTTTCCGTATACACTTTTGAAAATTGTCTAGACAACCGTAAACATCTGTTATTTTTGGCGCATTTGCTTCATACTTAGGTCGAAAACTAGATGCAATATTATGCACCAGAAATGCGAcacattttggcgcattttataacGAGATCTAGCAGCAATCACAttcataaatctgccccattatggcGTAAATGTGATGAAAACaattcctctttttttttaatatactttccGGTTCTAGTACCTACAACAAGCTCTGTCCCCAATGGACTGGTCTGCCGATCCTGCCTTTCTGCTGACTCTAACTGGTGTTACACTTCCGATACTTTACAATGCACAGGGGACCAGAATATGTGTCTTCTCCAGACAACACAAATAACAGGTAACAAcaattgttcattttttttttttactttgctttaaagggAACAATTGACTAATGTTGACAGGTCCTCTAGATAAGATTTCTTATCAACACTGAACTAGTGAATTTTCTGGTGCCCACTAAATGGTGTCCAATATGCCTACTAGGGGGCCGATAAAAAGGTTTAAGTTGGGCAAACACCTAAGTTTATAATTGTACTTGGCCGATCATGCCATTCACGCTCATATTCAGCCAACAGCGGCATAAAATATCCAACCTGACAGATCACATTTTTGACAAACAAAAGTCTATCGTTGGCCATCATGAATGGTGTATAATTCACATATATGTTTCAAAACAAAATTGGCTCCTTCTGTTGACTTTTATCTTATGTACATGCTGTAAAGGAATAACAATAACAGGAAAGCACTGACATATCAGCCCCTTTCCTGCTGCTGATTGGCATTGAAGGCTCACAGCAGAAAGGACAATTGTCTATTTTAACCCTGAAACATCTCTTAACTTGTTAGGCCTTTAATTTGGGTAAGAAATCTCCCTTTCCTATTCACATCTGTATAGAGGAAGGAAAGTGACAACCTGTCAAACCCAAAGTGATGTCACATTTCACTTATTGGGGTGTTTTCCATGGGGTTTGGGGAGGAGCTGAAAATCATTAACAACTGTGGATGGAAATGCAATTACcgatattaataaataaaatatagtacataaatctcatttatgaaagctGTCTAACAGAAAactggccaatcacagtgcagcttttgtTTTCAGGACAATTTAGGAAATTaaatctgcactgtgattggttgctatggtcacgAGGCCAGTTTTCCTTTTAGACAATCTTCATTTATAAATTCTTAACATTGTGTTAAATTAAATTTCTTATGTGAATTTTTGTAGGATCAGCCTCAGTTTCATCAGCCATTCGGGGGTGCGCATCAAAGAGCATCTGTGATCTTGGCAGCCAGTCCCAAACCATTGGAGGAACATCAACTGTCGTTAAGTTTATCTGCACCAGTGCCGGTATGAGTCTCCATAAAGTCGTCCTGACTCCGGCCATTGCGTGTCTTCTGCTGCTGAAATTCTTCTTCTAACAGTTGTTGAGAATCCTCGGATGAATGGGGCCAAAAGAAATGACAAATGTTTGAAatagggttttttttctattgtttttatCATTTTCAGAATGTTTCCAGTGAACCTTGGCtggaaaataaaacaattgtctcctgtaTCTATGGCTTTTCATTCTCTTGTAAATTTGATTCAACATCTTGTGAATTTTCCACTCCCCCacttcccaaaaaataaaatcgaCCTTTTCTTCTTCACCTACATATATCTTTTAGCTATGTATGCATGGATCACAAAATAATGCACATACAAAGGTCTCTAACAGTTTAAGAAATCTCCCGGGATTGTAAACTGGGTGGAAGAATCCCCAAGACTTCCTCATTCTTGTAATACTATTCTCGCCTCTGCTCCATGCCGGGTTTTCCGACACCAGATCCTGTAACCTTCACTCTCTGCCCAAAGAAGACAAATAAATGCTCAATGAGCCCATTTCCCTTAATGAAGTCTGCGACATGATGAAGGTCCTTTCCTCTTGTAAATCCTCGATAGTTTACGTATCTGTCTTACAAAGTCTTCCAAGACCCTCTCTCAATGTATCTGCCAGAAATTCCTATTAAGGACCCCAACCCAGCTTAATGCTTCATTCTTATAAGTATATTTCCCAAGCCCGATATGAATCTGATGGTGTAAGCTATTGGCCTCCCAGATCAGGCAAAAGCCTACAATTTCGAGTATCTTAGTCGGTAAACAAGAATTTTAAGTTTTGCTCTTTGTTGGTGACATTTTGTTAACTCTACAACCCCCAACCTTCCTTTCCAAACTTGGATTTCTAGCACCAAGTACACAGCTCTCTGTCTATGTACAGAAAGTTACTGCAACTTAAATTCAGGTCCTGATTAATCTCCCTCCCCATGTTCTGTAGATCCTACGCAAAATCTCCGCTACACCTGGAAGGACACTTTACTGAAATATCCAGGAGATCTATCTCACCTCCACCTATGAAACAAAAGCTCTTTCAGAAGTTTAATATCCTCTTCTGTAAATGGCTCCCCCTACCGATTTCCATTTTTCTTAGTCATGGAGCTACCCCTTCCATTTATAGAGTTCTGTAGCTGGACTGTAGAAGTAATTCTGTCCTTAGTTATCTGGTTCTCCATTAGACAGCTCTCTACTCTTCCCTCTGTCCTTTGTTCTACCTTTTCAGTCATTATTTTCTTCTTGGTCGGTCTTCTCATTGATTGTCCCCGTTAACTACTGTTGTGATATTTCCACCACGCTGCTCTTATCTCCCTACTGTGTTGCTCCTTTGCATTCCCATGTGTAcatgtttttcaataaaaatacatattATAAAAATGTTGTGTTATCATATCAATTTTTGGTACTATGAATATATAAAGAAGTATCCCTATATTAAATATCCATAATCATCATATCTCCTGTCGCTTATAAGGAGCCAACGATAGAGCGCCAATATATTCTTTAGCGTCGTAAAGACTGGCATCACTTATATCAGCACTGTCCCCAATAGAGCTCATAAATGAAATTTCCTATCTCAAACATACTAGGGACAATTTCAGAAGAAGTCAATTAAACTACTGTATAAGTATTTTTTGGGGAGTATGGGAATAAACCGGAGTACCCTACGGCATGGGCAACATATGTACAACCGGTACCGCATGGGCCTTGTAGGCAAGGGGGCCCATCAACACCTTACCATATAAATAACAGTTCCTTACTGTTTATTGGAGTGAATGCAGGGGACTGGGCAAATGATGGTGCACAATTACTGGTGGACTGTCATTCTCATCAAATTGTTGGAAATCAAGGTGCCCATATACTGTTTGTGCACAAGGGCCTCTTTGAGGTATGTGTCCATTTCTGCCCAGAATCAAATCCTGGGAAACCAGATCAGAGACACGTGACTCTGTGATCTGGCTGAAGGAGTCTTAAGTTTGAGATCTTCCTTAATGGGTCAACCCTTCTAAGGTCTAATGCCATGCGTAAACTTAAAAATAAGATAGCTGATAtatagtggaggaaataagtatttgatcccttgctgattttgtaagtttgcccactgtcaaagtcatgaacagtctagaatttttaggctaggttaattttaccagtgagagatagattatataaaaaaaaaaaaaagaaaatcacattgtcaaaattatatgtatttgatcccctaccagccattaagagttcagcctcctccagaccagttacacgctccaaatcaacttggtgcctgcattatagacagctcttacatggtcacctgtataaaagactcctgtccacagactcaatgaatcagtctgaatctaacctctacaacatgggcaagaccaaagagctttctaaggatgtcagggacaagatcatagacctgcacaaggctggaatgggctacaaaaccataagtaagacgctgggtgagaaggagacaactgttggtgcaatagtaagaaaatggaagacacaaaatgactgtcaatcaacatcgatctggggctccatgcaaaatctcacctcgtggggtatccttgatcctgaggaaggtgagagctcagccgaaaactacacggggggaacttgttaatgatctcaaggcagctgagaccacagtcaccaaagaaaaccattggtaacacattacgccgtaatggagaaaaatcctgcagtgcccgcaaggtccccctgctcaagaaggcacatgtacaggcccgtctgaagtttgcaaatgaacatctggatgattctgagagtgattgggagaaggtgctgtggtcagatgagactaaaattgagctctttggcattaactcaactcgccgtttttggaggaagagaaatgctgcctatgacccaaagaacaccgtccccactgtcaagcatggaggtggaaacattatattttggccgtgtttctctgctaagggcacaggactacttcactgcatcaatgggagaatggatggagccatgtaccgtcaaatcctgagtgacaacctccttccctccaccaggacattaaaaatgcctcgtggctgggtcttccagcacgacaatgacccgaaacatacagccaaggcaacaaaggagtggctcaaaaagaagcacattaaggtcatggagtggcctagccagtctccagaccttaatcccatcgaaaacttatggagggagctgaagatccgagtttccaagcgacagcctcgaaatcgtaatgatttacagatgatctgcaaagaggagtgggccaaaattccatctaacatgtgtgcaaacctcatcatcaactactaaaaatgtctgactgctgtgcttcctaacaagggttttgccaccaagtattaagtcttgtttgccaaagggatcaaatacttatttctctgtgcacaaagcaaataaatatatatcattttgagaatgtgattttctgtttttttttttttatataatctatctctcactggtaaaattaacctagcctaaaaattctagactgttcatgtctttgacagtgggcaaacttacaaaatcagcaagggatcaaatacttatttccttcactgtaaatgacAACATCGATCTTTATTTTACCAAAGTGTAATTCcatagacatttttttatttttttaattttacattttgcAATTTATATATAAAGAGTTTTAATGTTTAATAATTAAAAGGGACCTCCACccatgcaaaaaaataaagagtCCGGGGTTCCTGATCtcagtggagaggtggccacacaTGTCTACACACTCTCCGAACAAATGCATGGGAGACATAGATATAGAAACAGCCAATGAGTGTTTAGAGCTCCTCGCCTTTCTTCTTTATAGCacgtctttttgttttttacgcttCTACTACAGTCTTGCTTTAGTGTtagttttcagttttttcatcgGCTTTCTTAAGTGTTTACATTGTCATTCCTTTCATCATTTTCAAGGCGGAAAGAGACGTCTGCACTCATTACTCTACTATACTAGAACAGTTTCACAATCCTTTATCTTCTCGGAAATGTGACTCTACTTTGACCTCTTTGTCTTGAAGGAGGTTTTATTCTCTCCATGCTCGTTCTGTTGAACGGTTGTTTTTTCCGTGGCCATTTATTACACCACATCCTGctcttttgtgtatatataaatatttaagtgtttctttaaatattttgttACCATGCCTGATGAAAAGACCTACAGAGTCTTGAAAGGTTGCTAtttgacatcatttttttttttttagctattgaAAAGTATTTATATCTGTAAGACTGTTACTTTGTAcctcttagggc is part of the Rhinoderma darwinii isolate aRhiDar2 chromosome 10, aRhiDar2.hap1, whole genome shotgun sequence genome and harbors:
- the LOC142661629 gene encoding uncharacterized protein LOC142661629 — protein: MTFLIRTLSLLLTLAATSSALSCTTCLSTSSQTCTGSSVTCPSGFLCGSSYSETDIGGTAIRIFARECTPSSQCDVKGSIGLKQGQIKMSSSCCGTDSCTPAIPALPTTSSVPNGLVCRSCLSADSNWCYTSDTLQCTGDQNMCLLQTTQITGSASVSSAIRGCASKSICDLGSQSQTIGGTSTVVKFICTSAGMSLHKVVLTPAIACLLLLKFFF